A genome region from Megalobrama amblycephala isolate DHTTF-2021 linkage group LG18, ASM1881202v1, whole genome shotgun sequence includes the following:
- the aqp7 gene encoding aquaporin-7 isoform X2: protein MEDGIRGHMAPTVVSMLKIKNECIRVVLAETLCTFIMMVFGLGCVAQVVTGNGFFGEYLSINIGFGLSVAMGVHVGGKVSGAHMNAAVSFTMCVFGRLRWKMLPLYVFAQFLGSFLAAGTIFTLYYDAIHHYCGGNFTVSGPKATAGIFATYPAPYISIYTGFFDQVVGTAMLLLCLMALSDQRNQPVVAGGEPVGVGLVVLIIGVSLGSNSGYAINPTRDLGPRVFTLMAGWGMEVFR, encoded by the exons ATGGAGGACGGTATTCGAGGCCATATGGCACCCACTGTGGTCTCCATGTTAAAGATCAAGAATGAATGCATTCGAGTGGTCCTGGCAGAGACCCTCTGCACATTCATCATGATG GTTTTCGGCCTTGGCTGTGTTGCACAAGTGGTCACAGGAAATGGCTTTTTTGGAGAGTACCTCAGCATAAATATAGGCTTTGGGTTAAGTGTGGCTATGGGTGTGCACGTTGGTGGAAAAGTGTCAG GAGCTCATATGAATGCAGCTGTTTCATTCACAATGTGCGTGTTTGGCCGTTTGCGCTGGAAGATGCTGCCACTATATGTTTTCGCCCAGTTTCTGGGTTCCTTCCTTGCTGCTGGGACCATTTTTACACTTTATTATG ATGCTATACATCATTACTGTGGGGGCAATTTCACTGTGTCTGGCCCCAAAGCAACAGCTGGGATCTTTGCCACATATCCAGCACCTTACATCTCAATCTACACTGGATTCTTCGACCAG GTTGTGGGCACCGCCATGCTGTTGTTGTGTCTGATGGCTCTGTCGGACCAGAGAAACCAGCCGGTTGTGGCTGGAGGTGAGCCTGTGGGTGTGGGGCTCGTGGTGCTGATCATTGGTGTCTCTCTGGGGAGCAACAGCGGCTATGCCATCAATCCCACACGAGACCTGGGGCCAAGAGTCTTCACACTGATGGCAGGCTGGGGCATGGAGGTTTTCaggtaa